From the genome of Bactrocera oleae isolate idBacOlea1 chromosome 2, idBacOlea1, whole genome shotgun sequence, one region includes:
- the EMC6 gene encoding ER membrane protein complex subunit 6, with the protein MTGRLTTKTGEIVAYSEAAIRGNISAVEYCRTSMAALSGCAAGILGLNGLLGFLFYFLSVFVLWLLVLAKSGTQWRKFFINRQSLLTNNFMGGLCTYVLFWTFLYGMVHVY; encoded by the exons ATGACTGGCagattaacaacaaaaactggCGAAATTGTCGCTTATAGTGAGGCTGCTATACGCGGTAATATTTCAGCTGTAGAATATTGCCGTACTTCGATGGCTGCACTGTCTGGTTGTGCTGCAG GTATTTTAGGACTGAATGGACTGCTtggatttttgttttactttctaTCAGTATTCGTGTTGTGGTTGCTGGTTTTGGCAAAATCCGGCACGCAGTGgcgtaaatttttcattaatcgCCAGAGTTTGCTGACCAACAATTTCATGGGCGGGTTATGTACATACGTTCTATTTTGGACGTTTCTCTATGGCATGGTACATGTTTATTAA